The following coding sequences lie in one Zingiber officinale cultivar Zhangliang chromosome 2B, Zo_v1.1, whole genome shotgun sequence genomic window:
- the LOC122049147 gene encoding acyl transferase 4-like: MERHAKLKLALMTMSFTVTKVAEELVAPSGGTAAAELSLPLSSLDHAMGLRFFVEVVAAYEGGGLLQSPADAIRAALASALAHYYPVAGRLVVSDEGELEVACTGEGVWFVEAKASRYSLSDLRNLEFPLVIPKEELLPCPPPSLNQHEMILMMQVTELKCGGFVIGVKFNHMVFDGVGAGHFLNAIADIVRGLPGPAVEPVWLRKAIPAPPMRHPKPPPTVAYNFVRSLRDFSPHAVNAIKDSYARGTSNRCTTFDALASVLWRSRVRAIGLEPEADAHLVFPANVRHLVNAAGGGYYGNCVYCLTVTKKSERVARAPVGEIVGWIREAKGSLAAKFAAWAAGDFEEDPFRVPIGYDALNLSDWRAVGFHEVDYGSGTPRCVAPLNDHCFFAGGILLKQPAPEQGVRFVGQVVTKEHEEDFVQQLKEFV, translated from the exons ATGGAAAGGCATGCAAAACTAAAACTCGCACTGATGACGATGAGCTTCACCGTGACGAAGGTGGCCGAGGAGCTCGTCGCCCCCAGCGGCGGCACCGCCGCCGCCGAATTGAGTCTCCCCCTCTCGTCCTTGGACCATGCCATGGGCCTCAGATTCTTCGTCGAAGTGGTCGCCGCTTATGAAGGCGGCGGCCTGCTTCAGTCCCCAGCAGACGCCATCAGGGCCGCGCTGGCTAGTGCGCTGGCCCACTACTACCCGGTCGCCGGCCGGCTCGTGGTGTCGGACGAGGGAGAGCTGGAGGTGGCTTGCACCGGCGAGGGGGTGTGGTTCGTCGAGGCGAAGGCGAGCCGGTACAGCCTGAGCGATCTGAGGAACCTAGAGTTCCCTCTGGTAATCCCCAAGGAGGAGCTCCTCCCATGTCCGCCCCCGAGTTTGAACCAGCACGAGATGATCTTGATGATGCAG GTGACGGAGCTCAAGTGTGGCGGCTTCGTGATCGGAGTTAAATTTAACCACATGGTGTTCGACGGCGTCGGAGCCGGCCACTTCCTGAACGCCATCGCCGACATCGTCCGAGGTCTCCCCGGCCCTGCCGTCGAGCCGGTCTGGCTCAGAAAGGCGATCCCGGCCCCGCCGATGCGCCACCCGAAGCCCCCTCCGACGGTCGCCTACAACTTCGTTCGCTCACTCCGCGACTTCTCGCCGCACGCCGTCAACGCGATCAAAGACTCGTACGCGCGGGGGACGTCCAACCGCTGCACCACCTTCGACGCGTTGGCCTCCGTCCTCTGGCGGAGCCGCGTCCGCGCCATCGGCCTCGAGCCGGAGGCCGATGCCCACCTCGTCTTCCCGGCCAACGTGCGCCACCTGGTGAATGCTGCCGGCGGCGGCTACTACGGCAACTGCGTCTACTGCTTGACGGTTACGAAAAAGAGCGAGCGGGTGGCTCGCGCCCCGGTGGGCGAGATAGTGGGGTGGATACGCGAGGCGAAGGGGAGCCTGGCGGCCAAGTTCGCGGCGTGGGCGGCGGGCGACTTCGAGGAAGACCCGTTCAGAGTCCCGATCGGATACGACGCGCTGAACCTGTCGGACTGGAGGGCGGTGGGGTTCCACGAGGTGGACTACGGGAGCGGGACGCCGCGGTGCGTAGCGCCGCTCAACGACCACTGTTTCTTCGCTGGCGGGATCCTTCTGAAGCAGCCGGCGCCGGAGCAGGGGGTGCGGTTCGTGGGACAAGTCGTGACCAAGGAGCACGAAGAGGATTTCGTGCAGCAACTGAAGGAATTCGTGTAA
- the LOC122045697 gene encoding N-(5'-phosphoribosyl)anthranilate isomerase 1, chloroplastic-like isoform X2, with translation MNSSGVSAGAIESLSAETGFKMIKPIVKMCGVTSARDAELAANAGASLIGMIVWPHSKRSVSLVTAKEISKVARDCGSKPVGVFVDDDADTILRASDAADLELVQLHGDGSRSLLPIILQHNQVIYVLHADEDGKLLNHLPMENSSLVDWILVDSAKGGSGKGFNWQKFKLPSIRSKHGWLLAGGLHPDNVAEAVGVLKPDGVDVSSGICDEGGIDKDPMRISSFMNKVKSMSY, from the exons ATGAACTCTTCTGGTGTATCTGCTGGTGCCATTGAATCTTTGTCTGCCGAAACAGGATTTAAAATGATTAAGCCTATTGTTAAAATGTGTGGTGTTACATCAGCAAGGGATGCTGAATTGGCTGCAAATGCTGGTGCTAGCCTCATTGGCATGATTGTTTGGCCACATTCAAAGCGTTCAGTCTCATTAGTGACAGCTAAAGAAATCTCCAAAGTTGCACGAGATTGTGGTTCAAAGCCTGTTGGTgtctttgttgatgatgatgCAGACACGATATTGCGAGCTTCTGATGCAGCTGACCTCGAGCTTGTTCAA CTTCATGGTGATGGTTCTCGTTCCTTGCTCCCCATTATCTTGCAACATAACCAAGTTATATATGTACTCCATGCCGATGAAGATGGTAAACTTCTCAACCATTTGCCCATGGAGAATTCTTCTTTAGTTGATTGGATTCTGGTGGATAGCGCTAAAGGTGGCAG TGGTAAAGGATTTAACTGGCAAAAGTTCAAGTTACCATCTATTAGAAGCAAACATGGCTGGCTATTGGCTGGAGGACTTCATCCCGACAATGTTGCTGAGGCTGTTGGTGTCCTTAAGCCTGATGGAGTCGATGTCAGCAGTGGCATATGCGACGAGGGTGGTATAGACAAAGATCCCATGAGAATATCTTCCTTCATGAACAAAGTAAAATCTATGAGTTATTGA
- the LOC122045697 gene encoding N-(5'-phosphoribosyl)anthranilate isomerase 1, chloroplastic-like isoform X1, with the protein MATLGLTRSLSWLPLQHHDEQRTTSISCITMNSSGVSAGAIESLSAETGFKMIKPIVKMCGVTSARDAELAANAGASLIGMIVWPHSKRSVSLVTAKEISKVARDCGSKPVGVFVDDDADTILRASDAADLELVQLHGDGSRSLLPIILQHNQVIYVLHADEDGKLLNHLPMENSSLVDWILVDSAKGGSGKGFNWQKFKLPSIRSKHGWLLAGGLHPDNVAEAVGVLKPDGVDVSSGICDEGGIDKDPMRISSFMNKVKSMSY; encoded by the exons AACAGCGAACCACGAGCATTTCATGTATTACTATGAACTCTTCTGGTGTATCTGCTGGTGCCATTGAATCTTTGTCTGCCGAAACAGGATTTAAAATGATTAAGCCTATTGTTAAAATGTGTGGTGTTACATCAGCAAGGGATGCTGAATTGGCTGCAAATGCTGGTGCTAGCCTCATTGGCATGATTGTTTGGCCACATTCAAAGCGTTCAGTCTCATTAGTGACAGCTAAAGAAATCTCCAAAGTTGCACGAGATTGTGGTTCAAAGCCTGTTGGTgtctttgttgatgatgatgCAGACACGATATTGCGAGCTTCTGATGCAGCTGACCTCGAGCTTGTTCAA CTTCATGGTGATGGTTCTCGTTCCTTGCTCCCCATTATCTTGCAACATAACCAAGTTATATATGTACTCCATGCCGATGAAGATGGTAAACTTCTCAACCATTTGCCCATGGAGAATTCTTCTTTAGTTGATTGGATTCTGGTGGATAGCGCTAAAGGTGGCAG TGGTAAAGGATTTAACTGGCAAAAGTTCAAGTTACCATCTATTAGAAGCAAACATGGCTGGCTATTGGCTGGAGGACTTCATCCCGACAATGTTGCTGAGGCTGTTGGTGTCCTTAAGCCTGATGGAGTCGATGTCAGCAGTGGCATATGCGACGAGGGTGGTATAGACAAAGATCCCATGAGAATATCTTCCTTCATGAACAAAGTAAAATCTATGAGTTATTGA
- the LOC122045697 gene encoding N-(5'-phosphoribosyl)anthranilate isomerase 1, chloroplastic-like isoform X3, which translates to MATLGLTRSLSWLPLQHHDARDAELAANAGASLIGMIVWPHSKRSVSLVTAKEISKVARDCGSKPVGVFVDDDADTILRASDAADLELVQLHGDGSRSLLPIILQHNQVIYVLHADEDGKLLNHLPMENSSLVDWILVDSAKGGSGKGFNWQKFKLPSIRSKHGWLLAGGLHPDNVAEAVGVLKPDGVDVSSGICDEGGIDKDPMRISSFMNKVKSMSY; encoded by the exons CAAGGGATGCTGAATTGGCTGCAAATGCTGGTGCTAGCCTCATTGGCATGATTGTTTGGCCACATTCAAAGCGTTCAGTCTCATTAGTGACAGCTAAAGAAATCTCCAAAGTTGCACGAGATTGTGGTTCAAAGCCTGTTGGTgtctttgttgatgatgatgCAGACACGATATTGCGAGCTTCTGATGCAGCTGACCTCGAGCTTGTTCAA CTTCATGGTGATGGTTCTCGTTCCTTGCTCCCCATTATCTTGCAACATAACCAAGTTATATATGTACTCCATGCCGATGAAGATGGTAAACTTCTCAACCATTTGCCCATGGAGAATTCTTCTTTAGTTGATTGGATTCTGGTGGATAGCGCTAAAGGTGGCAG TGGTAAAGGATTTAACTGGCAAAAGTTCAAGTTACCATCTATTAGAAGCAAACATGGCTGGCTATTGGCTGGAGGACTTCATCCCGACAATGTTGCTGAGGCTGTTGGTGTCCTTAAGCCTGATGGAGTCGATGTCAGCAGTGGCATATGCGACGAGGGTGGTATAGACAAAGATCCCATGAGAATATCTTCCTTCATGAACAAAGTAAAATCTATGAGTTATTGA